From one Anopheles bellator chromosome 1, idAnoBellAS_SP24_06.2, whole genome shotgun sequence genomic stretch:
- the LOC131205246 gene encoding lysozyme-like, whose protein sequence is MVSKSVTIAWLCVVVGLTLCGVQADVSHVVGQENPVTDVCLSCICEASSGCDASVRCSGDVCGMFRITWAYWADAGKPVQSGDSPDSQQAYANCANEPYCAARTVQGYMRKFGQDCNGDGVIDCFDHAIIHKLGGYNCKNQVPIVYQSKIDECIQRKAVEYGAGQQQ, encoded by the exons ATGGTGTCCAAGTCGGTGACGATCGCGTGGTTGTGCGTTGTTGTGGGTTTAACACTCTGTGGCGTGCAGGCGGATGTTTCGCACGTTG TGGGCCAGGAAAATCCCGTCACGGATGTGTGCCTTTCGTGCATCTGTGAGGCGTCCAGCGGTTGCGATGCCTCCGTCCGCTGCAGTGGCGACGTCTGTGGAATGTTCCGGATCACCTGGGCGTACTGGGCCGACGCCGGGAAGCCGGTCCAGTCGGGCGATTCCCCCGACTCGCAGCAAG CGTACGCGAATTGCGCCAACGAACCGTACTGTGCCGCCCGTACCGTGCAGGGCTACATGAGGAAGTTCGGACAG GACTGCAACGGGGATGGTGtcatcgattgtttcgatcATGCGATCATCCACAAATTAGGTGGATACAACTGCAAAAACCAGGTCCCGATCGTCTACCAGTCCAAAATCGACGAGTGCATCCAGCGGAAGGCCGTCGAGTACGgggctggccagcagcagtag
- the LOC131205917 gene encoding uncharacterized protein LOC131205917, translating into MNLNGLPDEVLCQIFDKLDVYELKLASRVCRRWAELTFSGRRMNRVWLVKRDGNFDFLFNTKRNYRNIRQWGGKDDQFASLVRLLHTPTPIVRMLVLECTLTSEHLRLLLLEAPELQHLSFSCITDSCEMNGPFPVLAKLTSLSIDGINDRIDLFRRSVPNLQSLYMFCGTDLELDAWKYLSRQLKLVHVHSFRRKYVYPFLEITFPLFEDLAMGLYIFIETERSHDFFQRHPFLRKLSIRFAIPLEWVESIARHCSELKHLHLFLDHPVEGYLESLAQLTKLTHLSLEGEVGEKIFRRAIKSLEFVELFVKYPRPLSENLFEIAPRLNGLKLKIVDSDFYAIEFICKMFSCLQNLEVGIREEEAEIVAMRFERFMYLEEMELRRNYGIHYTQHSNVRCLTLVGFQQPDDDDLNKIPEMFPSLKRLIIGQGYPPGVFRSVLERIHKLMPSCRIDYGDERFYPIDNSTSN; encoded by the exons ATGAATCTGAACGGTTTGCCTGACGAA GTTTTATGCCAGATTTTCGATAAGCTCGATGTCTACGAGCTTAAGCTGGCGTCCCGCGTGTGCCGTCGGTGGGCGGAACTTACTTTTTCGGGTCGTAGGATGAACCGTGTTTGGTTGGTGAAGCGTGATggcaattttgattttttgttcaacacaaaaagaaactaCCGCAACATTCGTCAATGGGGCGGGAAAGATGATCAGTTTGCAAGCTTAGTGCGGTTGCTGCACACCCCAACGCCCATTGTCCGAATGTTGGTCCTAGAATGTACTCTAACTTCCGAGCATTTACGATTACTTCTGCTGGAAGCTCCTGAGCTACAGCATTTGTCGTTTAGTTGCATTACCGACAGCTGCGAAATGAACGGACCGTTCCCGGTTTTAGCGAAGTTGACATCGCTGTCGATTGACGGGATAAACGATCGAATTGACTTGTTCCGTAGGAGTGTTCCAAATTTGCAGAGTCTTTACATGTTCTGTGGAACTGATCTAGAACTGGATGCATGGAAATACCTGAGTAGGCAGTTAAAATTAGTTCATGTGCATAGTTTTagaagaaaatatgtttatccTTTTCTCGAGATAACGTTCCCACTCTTCGAAGATTTGGCGATGGGTTTATACATCTTCATAGAAACGGAAAGAAgtcatgatttttttcaacGGCACCCCTTTCTTCGGAAACTCTCCATCCGCTTTGCTATTCCGCTAGAATGGGTGGAATCTATTGCTCGACACTGTTCGGAGCTAAAACATCTACACCTTTTTCTGGACCATCCCGTAGAAGGTTATTTAGAGTCGCTGGCGCAGCTAACTAAGCTGACG CACTTGTCATTGGAGGGAGAAGTAGGCGAAAAAATTTTTCGCCGAGCTATCAAGTCTCTCGAATTCGTGGAACTGTTTGTGAAGTATCCTAGACCTTTGTCCGAGAACCTTTTTGAAATTGCGCCACGGTTGAACGGTCTGAAACTCAAGATCGTCGATTCCGACTTCTATGCGATAGAGTTCATCTGCAAGATGTTTTCTTGTCTCCAGAACTTAGAAGTAGGAATCAGAGAG GAGGAAGCCGAAATAGTGGCTATGCGGTTTGAAAGATTCATGTATTTGGAGGAAATGGAACTACGAAGAAATTATGGCATTCATTACACTCAGCACAGCAACGTTCGGTGCTTGACATTAGTTGGTTTTCAG caaccggatgatgatgacctTAACAAGATACCGGAAATGTTCCCTTCGCTAAAGAGGTTGATCATCGGCCAGGGGTACCCGCCAGGGGTGTTTCGTTCTGTTCTCGAACGAATACACAAATTGATGCCCTCGTGTAGAATAGATTATGGTGACGAACGCTTCTATCCCATTGACAATAGTACTTCGAACTGA
- the LOC131205918 gene encoding midnolin homolog, with the protein MPFGRKSPLEALAMPGAIIAYKYSQFRQRRREAANRRVTERELSALHTKIEKLLSKLEESELEPPTSQEDECVICINARATMQTSPCGHRVVCRRCFVKTIQSAVAQRLLPLRCVICRARINRLTSGSTSWRLQGSASSYSMGSKSWSVPGSASSYSVDARVTQSASLYSMSSGSSCVSGISNMSSCSGTSGTSGMSSTSSVSTDGSLHHHHHHHHGHKHGAGGGVGGGPGCSSSCSTSGCLGAIPRNPAYQHYHKKGQYYMKSRLPEMPNRLPPIIEFKSPVRHRTPSPANPGARFKYYTAPGKPADPVESIPLMAVEKIGPPAPSKGGGPSKLGLNAKIAPVASKSPINKTNMATGKPVTTSLITAVNASTPKARVLPASSSAGSSAGSSGSLAGPSGLGARGSTVTGGAGGSASTGTAGSHGKQDEKYDNKKNETIEKKKKEEKAKAKAEKEARKEEKRIAKEEEKVAKMLAKEEKKRNKKEAKEALLAHEGGSGIK; encoded by the exons GAAAAGCTGCTCAGCAAACTGGAGGAAAGCGAGCTGGAGCCGCCCACATCGCAGGAGGACGAGTGTGTGATCTGCATCAATGCGCGGGCCACGATGCAGACATCGCCCTGCGGCCACCGGGTCGTGTGCCGGAGGTGCTTCGTGAAAACCATCCAAAGTGCCGTCGCCCAgcggttgctgccgttgcgctGTGTGATCTGCCG GGCACGCATCAACCGTCTCACGTCCGGCTCGACGTCGTGGCGCTTGCAGGGTTCGGCCAGTAGCTACTCGATGGGCAGCAAGAGTTGGAGTGTGCCGGGGTCGGCCAGCTCGTACAGTGTCGACGCGCGCGTCACCCAGTCCGCCAGCCTGTACTCGATGAGCTCCGGATCATCGTGCGTTTCGGGCATTTCGAACATGTCGAGCTGTTCCGGCACGTCCGGCACGTCCGGTATGTCTTCCACGTCCTCGGTCAGCACGGACGGTTCGctgcatcaccaccaccaccaccaccacggccacaaGCATGGTGCGGGGggtggcgtcggcggtggACCCGGATgttccagcagctgcagcaccagcggaTGTCTCGGTGCGATCCCGCGCAACCCAGCCTACCAGCACTACCACAAAAAGGGACAATACTACATGAAG AGTCGCCTTCCGGAGATGCCAAACCGGTTACCGCCGATCATCGAGTTCAAGAGTCCCGTTCGCCACCGGACACCGTCGCCGGCCAATCCGGGCGCCCGGTTCAA GTACTACACGGCACCGGGCAAGCCGGCCGACCCAGTCGAATCGATACCGTTGATGGCGGTGGAAAAGATTGGCCCCCCGGCGCCGAGCAAAGGCGGTGGCCCGTCCAAGCTGGGGCTGAACGCCAAGATTGCACCGGTCGCGTCCAAGTCGCCgatcaacaaaaccaacatggccaccgggaaaccggTCACCACGTCGCTCATCACGGCCGTCAACGCGAGCACACCGAAGGCTCGCGTTCTACCGGCCAGCTCTTCCGCTGGCTCTTCGGCCGGCTCTTCCGGCTCGCTGGCGGGACCGTCGGGGCTCGGTGCTCGAGGCAGCACCGTGACGGGCGGCGCCGGTGGTTCCGCCAGCACCGGAACCGCAGGGTCCCACGGCAAGCAGGACGAAAAATACGACAAtaaaaagaacgaaacgatcgagaagaagaagaaggaggaGAAGGCCAAGGCGAAGGCTGAAAAGGAAGCGCGCAAG GAAGAGAAGCGGATCGCCAAAGAGGAGGAAAAGGTGGCGAAGATGCTGGCCAAGGAGGAGAAGAAGCGCAACAAGAAGGAAGCCAAGGAGGCACTGTTGGCGCACGAAGGTGGTAGCGGTATTAAGTAA
- the LOC131206376 gene encoding pancreatic triacylglycerol lipase, producing the protein MVLSEGQLALCTVFTLWLGGLPLMYSPAPRGDCDNCCPIREPKDIQFFLYTRGNPEKGDTLFVSDKKHLRASHLNRTNPLVIYLHGFSERALGGAGESSKQMKDALLAADDYNVVLVDWSPLTALPWYVNSVQNGPRVGRYVARFVRFLVLSEFPLAQVHLIGFSLGAEVAGFAGKTLNEWGLKVPRITGLDPAFPLYVFERASQRLSPRDAEFVDVIHTDGGLLGYPWPLGHVDFYPNGGVPLQPGCAQQELAKNRWLGVFIGCSHARAWQYFAESLTRPRGFLCERCEPSEPAFMGMYTDRTLRGKFYLSTNPQPPFGKNSQKDVRSS; encoded by the exons ATGGTTCTGAGCGAAGGACAGCTGGCCCTCTGCACGGTGTTCACGCTTTGGCTGG GTGGTCTGCCGCTGATGTACTCTCCGGCCCCGCGAGGCGACTGCGACAACTGCTGCCCGATCCGGGAACCGAAAGACATCCAGTTCTTCCTCTACACCAG AGGGAACCCCGAAAAGGGCGACACACTATTCGTGTCGGACAAGAAGCACCTCCGGGCGTCGCACCTGAACCGCACCAATCCGCTCGTGATCTACCTGCACGGGTTCTCCGAGCGCGCGCTGGGCGGCGCAGGCGAGAGCAGCAAGCAGATGAAGGAcgcgctgctggcggccgacgACTACAACGTGGTACTGGTCGACTGGAGCCCGCTGACCGCGCTGCCCTGGTACGTGAACTCGGTCCAGAACGGGCCGCGGGTCGGCCGCTACGTGGCCCGCTTCGTGCGGTTCCTGGTGCTGTCCGAGTTCCCGCTCGCCCAGGTGCACCTGATCGGCTTCAGCCTCGGCGCGGAAGTGGCCGGATTCGCCGGCAAAACGCTCAACGAGTGGGGCCTGAAGGTGCCCCGGATCACGG GTCTCGATCCGGCCTTCCCGCTGTACGTGTTCGAGCGGGCGTCGCAGCGGCTCAGCCCCCGGGATGCCGAGTTCGTCGACGTCATCCACACGGACGGCGGGCTGCTGGGGTACCCGTGGCCGCTCGGCCACGTCGACTTCTACCCGAACGGGGGCGTTCCGCTGCAGCCGGGCTGCGCCCAGCAGGAGCTGGCCAAGAACCGGTGGCTGGGAGTGTTCATCGGGTGCAGCCATGCCCGGGCCTGGCAGTACTTTGCCGAGTCGCTGACGCGGCCCCGCGGCTTCCTGTGCGAGCGCTgcgaaccgagcgaaccg GCGTTCATGGGCATGTACACCGATCGGACGCTGCGCGGCAAGTTCTACCTTTCCACCAACCCGCAGCCACCGTTCGGGAAGAACTCGCAAAAGGACGTCCGTAGCTCGtaa